The Candidatus Neomarinimicrobiota bacterium genome contains a region encoding:
- a CDS encoding WD40/YVTN/BNR-like repeat-containing protein has product MVIALSLSISLSQETIWRPVDPGGNGWLMFASIHPASGHLYFSSDMSLSLHKSTDQGETWVPIANPIPGTAYYVAGDPTEPNTIYMNQIGVTPKASGIWKSTDDGETWIHLYQSEEFGISRSQSGAVDPADNQVIYWTAADMGVRKSLDGGYTWEDMSTGLPLEELAYPYRHCHALEIDHNSTLGQRKIYYPTNLGLFRYEAEKSEWQRVSGLPEGTCSDAEVCDGGTLYAALPDNGLYRSLDDGETWQQLTKGLDGKTPFQVVATNQRPDMVYVATVRDEGIYGSRDGGDSFRLLTHRRFNARYNWPMNYRQHEAVSGQIMFVDPNDPLTLHLDYNKKTHDGGETWQHFGLKEIRRDRYTGTGLTLLTDYRVVFDPNRPKLVWLGFSDTGLMLSEDGGETIINVISFHRGEVNQAAYWRDKLVYSSGSCVSMAVDPDLSTTIYASISGKNADDRAAVGGMVIKSVDGGWNWTPVYEKHGLDDGIVRSIVIDPSSPIQNRTVYVASYGNGVYK; this is encoded by the coding sequence ATGGTAATTGCCCTTAGTCTTAGCATCAGTCTTTCCCAGGAGACCATCTGGCGTCCGGTAGATCCGGGTGGCAACGGCTGGCTCATGTTCGCTTCCATCCACCCGGCCTCCGGGCACCTTTATTTCTCCTCCGACATGAGTTTGTCCCTCCACAAGAGCACGGACCAGGGTGAAACCTGGGTACCCATCGCGAATCCCATCCCCGGTACCGCCTACTACGTCGCTGGTGATCCCACTGAACCCAATACCATCTACATGAATCAGATTGGGGTGACACCAAAAGCCTCGGGTATCTGGAAAAGTACAGACGATGGTGAGACCTGGATCCATCTATATCAGAGCGAGGAATTCGGCATCAGCCGCAGCCAATCGGGGGCGGTTGATCCAGCAGACAATCAGGTCATCTATTGGACAGCTGCCGATATGGGGGTCAGAAAATCGCTCGATGGCGGCTACACGTGGGAAGATATGAGCACCGGCCTGCCTCTTGAGGAGCTGGCGTATCCCTACCGGCACTGCCACGCTCTGGAAATCGATCACAATTCCACACTCGGGCAGCGGAAGATCTATTACCCGACGAATCTGGGCTTGTTCCGGTACGAAGCTGAAAAGAGTGAGTGGCAGAGGGTCTCGGGGCTTCCTGAAGGGACATGCAGTGATGCGGAAGTCTGCGACGGCGGCACGTTATATGCCGCCCTGCCTGATAATGGTCTCTATCGCAGTCTCGACGACGGGGAAACCTGGCAGCAGTTGACCAAGGGGCTCGATGGGAAAACGCCCTTCCAGGTGGTCGCCACCAATCAACGGCCTGATATGGTCTATGTGGCCACGGTCAGGGATGAGGGTATCTACGGCAGCCGGGACGGCGGCGACTCGTTCAGACTGCTCACCCACCGCCGCTTCAACGCCCGCTATAATTGGCCCATGAACTACCGCCAGCATGAGGCCGTGTCTGGCCAGATCATGTTTGTAGATCCGAATGATCCCCTCACCCTCCACCTGGATTACAACAAGAAGACCCACGACGGGGGGGAAACCTGGCAGCACTTCGGCTTGAAAGAAATCCGTCGGGATCGCTACACAGGAACCGGCCTTACACTCCTGACCGACTACCGGGTGGTATTCGATCCCAATCGCCCGAAGCTCGTCTGGCTGGGATTCTCAGATACCGGACTCATGCTGTCGGAGGACGGTGGCGAGACGATCATCAACGTCATCTCGTTTCATAGAGGTGAAGTGAACCAGGCCGCTTACTGGCGGGACAAACTGGTCTACTCCAGCGGTTCCTGCGTTTCCATGGCGGTCGATCCCGACTTGTCGACAACGATCTATGCCTCCATCAGCGGGAAAAATGCCGATGACCGGGCAGCGGTGGGCGGCATGGTGATCAAGTCCGTCGATGGTGGCTGGAACTGGACACCTGTCTACGAAAAACACGGCTTGGACGACGGGATTGTGCGGTCCATCGTGATCGATCCTTCTTCACCGATCCAAAACCGGACCGTGTACGTGGCCAGTTACGGCAACGGCGTCTATAAG